A genomic region of Colletotrichum destructivum chromosome 1, complete sequence contains the following coding sequences:
- a CDS encoding Putative chloramphenicol acetyltransferase-like domain superfamily, with the protein MGSLSPFTEIPDLTPLERIGPKGYLRYVFPFQLPDDYDLDQAAAVLRAGYEAAQRRIVVLDCEAAPDPDARQAGVLKLQRLPLGEVEGIAVKDLRAPGAFPMTYSELKSKAFPVSAFDADTICRRSVWPSPGERLPVSLPQVNFVQGGMILSWCIFHMFGDGQTFLTWTKVWAEECRRAQGLDITDPFKLDDVLLRDRQRLMKPTGKNLGRAQDHPEYTILPFTPQGMPPNMLSEDHRGQMFYFSPESLARLKAEASPINATEPTDQKWISTNDALSALLWRTVMAVQSPLETLEGDPVSVFNIAINGRLRTDPPVHPETMGCFLGYVAASAPIRKMLGPASLADLAILVRRALVRADSQFVDDVATLIDTVEDVNRVLPTALLDVPGNNCIQTSWVNFSLYDVQWGPVLGDKIQAVRAPHVGVINGLQVVMPILPNGGMEIMVGVEKNCLDRLLHEPLWMKFAEAR; encoded by the coding sequence ATGGGTTCACTGTCACCGTTCACCGAGATCCCCGATCTCACGCCGTTGGAGCGTATAGGTCCCAAGGGCTACCTTCGCTATGTCTTCCCTTTCCAGCTCCCGGACGACTACGACCTCGACCAAGCAGCCGCCGTCCTGCGTGCCGGGTATGAAGCTGCCCAACGTCGGATCGTGGTGTTGGACTGCGAGGCCGCTCCGGACCCCGACGCAAGACAAGCGGGCGTCCTGAAGCTTCAGAGGCTGCCCCTTGGGGAAGTAGAAGGGATCGCGGTCAAGGACCTTCGCGCTCCCGGCGCGTTCCCAATGACCTACTCGGAGCTCAAGTCCAAGGCGTTCCCCGTGTCTGCTttcgacgccgacaccaTCTGCCGCCGTTCCGTCTGGCCCTCTCCTGGGGAGAGGCTGCCCGTTTCTCTTCCCCAGGTCAACTTTGTCCAGGGAGGCATGATCCTGTCGTGGTGCATCTTCCACATGTTCGGCGACGGACAGACGTTCCTTACCTGGACCAAGGTCTGGGCGGAGGAATGTCGCCGGGCTCAGGGACTCGATATCACGGACCCGttcaagctcgacgacgtcctcctgAGGGACCGCCAACGACTCATGAAGCCCACTGGCAAGAATCTCGGGCGGGCCCAAGACcaccccgagtacaccatCCTCCCGTTCACTCCGCAGGGGATGCCTCCCAACATGCTGTCCGAGGACCACCGCGGGCAGATGTTCTACTTCTCGCCAGAGTCTCTCGCCAggctcaaggccgaggcaTCCCCTATCAACGCGACAGAGCCGACAGATCAGAAGTGGATATCAACCAACGACGCCCTGTCGGCGCTGCTGTGGCGCACTGTCATGGCCGTCCAGTCGCCGCTCGAGaccctcgagggcgacccGGTCTCGGTcttcaacatcgccatcaaCGGCCGTCTTCGTACGGATCCGCCGGTCCACCCGGAAACTATGGGCTGCTTCCTCGGCTacgtcgccgcctcggcgccgatcCGCAAGATGCTCGGCCCCGCGAGCCTGGCCGACCTGGCGATCCTGGTCCGCCGGGCTCTGGTCCGGGCCGACAGCCagttcgtcgacgacgtggcgACGCTCATCGACACGGTGGAGGACGTGAACCGGGTGCTCCCCACGGCGCTGCTCGACGTCCCGGGCAACAACTGCATCCAGACTTCTTGGGTCAACTTCTCACTCTACGATGTCCAATGGGGACCCGTGCTCGGCGACAAGATCCAGGCCGTCCGGGCCCCGCATGTGGGAGTCATCAACGGGCTGCAGGTCGTCATGCCGATACTGCCAAACGGAGGAATGGAGATCATGGTCGGTGTTGAGAAGAACTGTCTAGACAGGTTGCTGCATGAACCGTTATGGATGAAGTTTGCAGAGGCTAGATAA
- a CDS encoding Putative endo-1,3(4)-beta-glucanase, glycosyl hydrolase family 81 yields MFSFVLTAALLLAELASGHRLRGLHGRAHALPHGPWTHADFAKRSSEDLFVRISHDRPILVPTRDDHPQRPVGIKADDAPIQTNKFYANFFAGKQDNATWTYPYSVWWSNDTVKHGHGLSVSHTDRGEFVYGAGDPAQSFEDPLFQQSIALSARELQNGTVLTTDTLTAFAVNVNLAPWKGAKPVVTFPLVQGMAFVTGVYSDATVLIQSQKHFSNITDLRLGSYGLGAAVYGWSARLSDGSTWLIYLNPSEYSQRPTLRMTDKGTLLGPRGFTGTVQVAKNPSGPSGVEVFNKAAGAYPAGATISGSVSGKTGTYTLAWTKKGVTQNPLLMFALPHHVKSFDRTTAQGLTSVTLAATTKGIATATLADAFTMVEDNLPTDISFDPWSPSLGSVGSKGAPGGTISDEAKAAVVEAARIELARDVVALTNLTSKYFSGIAFSVYARALYAVHEIAGDTSFTDEALRKLKSAFDRYVNNQEQNPLLYDEVWKGIVSSGSYGNNDSSNDFGNTYYNDHHFHYSYYVYTAAVIAHFDPAWLTKNDGLNKLWVDNLVRDWANPSTEDPFFPFSRAFDWFHGHSWARGVLEAPDGKDQESSSEDAFSTYAIKMWARVTGDARTEARSNLQLAITARSLQSYYLLATDNDVQPPRFVDNRVAGILWDRKVNHTTYFGDVTAYIQGIHMLPIVPTSAYVRTPAFVRQEWDQYFAGNKSGHLTAAGYAGHVYVNLAIADRPGAVESYEFMKGLTPSSPYLDGVSLAWNLAYTAALGGSLNSNSTMNSTIYRRV; encoded by the coding sequence ATGTTTTCCTTCGTTCTTACAGCCGCTCTCCTTTTGGCTGAGCTGGCTAGCGGCCACCGACTCCGTGGCCTCCACGGCCGCGCGCATGCTCTCCCTCACGGCCCTTGGACGCACGCAGACTTCGCCAAGCGGAGCTCGGAAGACCTCTTTGTGCGAATCTCTCACGACCGGCCCATCTTGGTCCCCACCCGCGACGACCACCCGCAGAGGCCGGTCGGCATCAAGGCGGACGACGCTCCGATCCAGACGAACAAGTTCTACGCCAACTTCTTCGCCGGAAAGCAGGACAACGCCACCTGGACCTACCCCTACTCGGTCTGGTGGTCCAACGACACCGTCAAGCACGGCCACGGCCTCTCCGTCTCCCACACGGACCGTGGCGAGTTCGTCTACGGTGCCGGGGACCCCGCGCAGTCTTTCGAGGATCCCTTGTTCCAGCAGTCGATCGCCCTCTCTGCGCGGGAGCTCCAGAACGGCACCGTCCTGACGACGGACACGTTGACGGCGTtcgccgtcaacgtcaaccTCGCTCCTTGGAAGGGCGCGAAGCCGGTCGTCACGTTCCCCCTCGTCCAGGGTATGGCTTTCGTGACGGGCGTGTACAGCGACGCCACCGTCCTCATCCAGTCTCAGAAGCACTTctccaacatcaccgacCTTCGGCTGGGATCCTACggactcggcgccgccgtgtaCGGCTGGAGTGCGCGGCTGAGTGACGGGTCGACCTGGTTGATTTACCTCAACCCAAGCGAGTACTCCCAGAGACCGACTCTTAGAATGACAGACAAAGGCACGCTTCTGGGGCCTCGTGGGTTCACCGGAACAGTTCAAGTTGCCAAGAACCCCAGTGGACCGTCCGGTGTCGAGGTCTTCAATAAGGCGGCCGGGGCCTATCCTGCGGGTGCCACCATCTCCGGATCTGTCTCGGGCAAGACGGGGACCTACACGCTGGCATGGACGAAGAAGGGCGTCACGCAGAACCCGCTGCTCATGTTTGCCCTGCCTCACCACGTCAAATCTTTTGACAGGACGACTGCCCAGGGCCTCACGAGCGTCACCCTGGCCGCCACCACCAAAGGCATCGCAACCGCCACGCTCGCCGATGCTTTCACCATGGTCGAGGACAACCTCCCGACGGATATCAGCTTCGATCCTTGGTCGCCTAGCCTGGGCTCCGTGGGCTCCAAGGGCGCACCGGGCGGCACGATCTCAGACGAAGCCAAGGCGGCCGTTGTTGAAGCGGCCAGGATCGAGCTGGCTCGCGACGTTGTCGCGCTCACCAACCTGACCTCGAAATACTTCAGCGGAATCGCCTTCTCCGTGTACGCGAGGGCTCTCTACGCCGTCCACGAGATAGCAGGAGACACCTCGTTCACGGACGAGGCGCTGCGTAAGCTCAAGTCGGCCTTCGACCGCTACGTCAACAACCAGGAGCAGAACCCCCTCCTCTACGACGAGGTGTGGAAGGGCATCGTCTCGTCTGGCTCGTACGGCAACAACGACTCGAGCAACGACTTTGGCAACACGTACTACAACGACCACCACTTCCACTACAGCTACTACGTCTAcacggccgccgtcatcgcccacTTCGACCCTGCCTGGCTGACCAAGAACGACGGCCTCAACAAGCTCTGGGTCGACAACCTGGTCCGCGACTGGGCCAACCCGTCCACCGAGgaccccttcttccccttctcccgcGCCTTCGACTGGTTCCACGGCCACAGCTGGGCCCGCGGCGTGCTCGAGGCGCCCGACGGCAAGGACCAGGAGTCCTCCTCCGAGGACGCCTTCTCGACCTACGCCATCAAGATGTGGGCGCGCGTCACGGGCGACGCCCGCACCGAGGCCCGATCCAACCTCCAGctcgccatcaccgcccGCAGCCTGCAGTCCTACTACCTCCTCGCCACCGACAACGACGTCCAGCCGCCCCGGTTCGTCGACAACCGCGTCGCGGGCATCCTCTGGGACCGCAAGGTCAACCACACCACCTACTTCGGCGACGTCACCGCCTACATCCAGGGCATCCACATGCTGCCCATCGTCCCCACCAGCGCCTACGTCCGCACCCCGGCCTTCGTCCGCCAGGAGTGGGACCAGTACTTTGCCGGCAACAAGAGCGGCCACCTCACGGCCGCGGGGTACGCCGGGCACGTCTACGTCAACCTCGCCATCGCGGACCGGCCGGGCGCGGTCGAGAGCTACGAGTTCATGAAGGGTCTGACGCCGAGCAGTCCGTACCTCGACGGCGTGAGCCTGGCCTGGAACCTCGCCTACACGGCGGCCTTGGGGGGGAGTCTGAACTCCAATTCGACTATGAATTCGACCATATATAGGCGAGTCTGA